The genomic segment GTCCGGACGACCCCACGCGCCCTATGACGGTGGGTGGCGTGGTCTTTATCGGAGCGATTGGGCGCCATCGTCTGTCACTGTCGGAGACCGCGACCCACCCGCGCGTGTCCTTGTTCGGGTGGCCGACTCGCTCCAAGAGTCGGAGTTGCACCCAGGTCTCGCCCCCGCTCGCCGAGGTGGTTACTTCCCCAACAACTCCGATTCCCTGGTCGCACTCGACTCGTCACTTTTTCAGACGCTCCTGGATGAACTCGAACATCTCCTTCGTCGCCTTGTCGTCGGCTGCGCCCAGCTCAGAGTTGATCGTCAGGTGCGTCTTGCCGTCGGCGGGATACGCCCGCGCCAGCACGCCGGCGTCGGTCAGCGCCTTCGCGAGCTTTTCGGACTGCATCTTCACTTCGGGGTGCGTGGCGACGTGCAGGATCAGAAAGGGCGGGATGTGCTTGTCTTTGGCCGCGTGCGTGACCGGTGACAGCGCCTTCTGGCTCTCCTCGTCACCGAACTTCTTCCGGTAGATGTCTGCCCGCTTTTGCTCCACGGTCTGGATCTGGAGCGGCACGTCGTAGGTGTCGCCGTCGTTCGGAATGCACCCCCGGATCGCCGCCAGCGACATTTTCTCTGCCTTCAAGTAGCTCTCGTCGGTGCAAACGAGTGCGGCGAGTTGCGCGCCCGCCGAGTGGCCCGTTACGAACAGCGCGTCGGGGGCGCCGCCGTAGTCCTTTGCGTGGTCGCGGACCCACCGGATCGCCTTCGCCACGTCCTGTCCCATCTGGGTGATGGTGGCGTTCGGAAGGAGCCGGTAATTGACCGAAACGAACACGAACCCCCGGTCCGCGAACGCCCGGGGCTTCTTGTCCACCTCCTTCTTGTCCCCGCTCTGCCACCCGCCGCCGTGGATGAAGACGACGACGGGCATCTGCTGGCCCTCGGCCGGGGCGTACACGTCGAGGGTCTGTTTCTCGGTCTTCGGGTCGGAGTACGCGATGTCGCGGTGCGCCTTCGGCTCCGCGGCTCGCAGCGGCGGTACGGTGGACAGAAGGAGAAGGGCGACGGCGGTACGCATCGTGGCGCTCCGGGAGGGGTGGCGCCGAGTATACCGCGACCCGGAGGCACTTCCAGCGAATAGCTCCGGTTCGCTGGCCCGAAGCCCCGATCCGGCGAAACCGGCAAAGAAAAATGGCGAACGCGAGCCGGTTCGCGGCTCTACTACAGGGAGCCACCGGGGAGTGCCCGTGAACCACAACCGCCTTCGCTATCTGTCGAGCATCCCGCCGGCCGGCGTTCCGGACGAGGACCTGCTCGCCCGCTGGGTCACGCACGGCGACGAGGCCGCGTTCGAGTTGCTCGTTCGCCGGTACGCCCCGATGGTTCTGGCCGCGTGCCGGCGGCTCCTGCGCGATCCGGCCGACGCGGACGACGCGTTTCAAGCCGCGTTCCTCGTACTGGCCCGCAAGGCGGGGTCGGTCGCGCGGGGGGCGGTGCTGGCCGCGTGGCTGCACCGGGTCGCGGTTCGGGCCGCGCTGCGGGTCCGGGCCGATCGACGCAAGCGAACCGACCTCCAGGCGCCCGGGCGCGGTCGATCACCTGCCCGCCCCGTCACCGGCCGACCCGGCGTGGTCGGAACTGCTTCGGGTGCTGGACGAGGAAATCGAGCACCTTCCGCCCCGGCACCGTGCCGCGTTCGTTCTGTGCTGCCTCGAAGGGAAAACGGGCGAAGAGGCCGGCCGGCTGCTCGGTTGCCCGGCCGGGACCGTGTCCTCGCGCTTGACCCGCGCGCGGGAGCGGCTCCGCGCCCGCCTGACCCGGCGCGGGTTCGCCCCGGCCGCCCTGCTCGTTATCGGTGCGGTTCGCGACGCCGGTGCCGGGACCGTGCCCAACGCCCTCGTCGAGTCCGTATTGCGGGCCGCGCCAGCGTTCTCAACCGCGTTTCTCAATGACAGGCCACCGACCCGCCCCTCCGCGGTCGCTGAAGGAGTTGTCAGAACCATGTTCATCAACAAACTCCGACTCATCTCGACCCTGCTCGCCGCCGGCCTGCTGGTGGTCGGCGCCGCGCTCGGGGTCGGTCGCGCCCGCGATGGGGATGACACCGATCCGCCACCGCCACTCTCCAAAGTCGCGGTGACCGCACCCGCGGACGACCCGCCCCGCGCTCCGGTCGTCCGGGTCACGAAGCCGCAACCGGGCGCTCTGGATCGGCTGTCCGACTGGTCGTGCGTCGCGGAACCGAGCCACAAGGTCACGCTCGTTCCCGAGGTGACCGGCGTCCTGAAGCGGGTGAACGCGGACATCGGCGACCGGGTGAAGGCCGGGCAACTGCTGGCCGAGATCGACGCGCCGGCGCTGGTGCTGGACGAGCGCCAGGCGGCCGTCGGGGTCGCGCAAGCTGAGGCCGGGCTCAAAGAGGCGGAGGCCCGTGTCGCGACGGCGAAAGCCGAGATCGAGGCCGCGAAGGTGGCGGTGATGGCGCGAGAGGCTGACGTTGCCAGAGCAAAGGGGACGGTCACGATTCGGAAGCAGCAATTCGACCTCACGAAGAGTGCGTCGGGGGGCGGGGGGAGCATGGTCGAAGTTATCCACAGTCAGGAACAACTCCACCTGGCCGAGGGGCTCGCGGAAGCTGCGGCGGTCGGCGTGGCTAGTGCGAAGACAAACCAGTTGGTGAAAGAGTCGATGTGGGTACAGGCGGTGGCGGCGGTGGGTACCGCGCGACAGAACATCGAAGCCGCGAAGATCGGCCTGGACCGGGCGCGCCTCGCGGTCGCCCACACCCGGATCACGGCCCCCTTCGATGGCGTTGTTGCCCAGCGCGGGTGTTCCGCCGGGCAACACGTCCGTCCCGGCGAGCGGTCCGAAGAACCGCTGTTCACAGTCATGCGGACGGACGTTGTGCGGGTCTGGTTTCCCGTGTCCCAAGGGGAACAGCAATTGATCGAACCGGGCCAGGAAGCCACAGTGAACTTCGGGAGCACAGGGGGGACCGGAAAAGTGACCCGCGTGGGGGCGACACTTGATCCGAGGACTGTGACGTTGCGGGTGGAAATCGACCTGCCGAACCCGAAGGGAGACATCCGGCCGGGCGCTCAAGGGAGGGTGACCGTGAAGCGTAAGGGGCCGGCCGATGCCTTACGGGTGCCGGCGGGCGCGGTGTTCGCGTTGCCGCAGGCGAAGCCGGACGATCTCGAAAAGGCGGTGTACGTGTACAAGGGCGGGAAGGCACGGGCGACGCGGGTGGCGGTGTCCCACCAGAACTCGGAAGAAGCAGAGATCGTGTGGGGGCTGACGGCCGAAGATCAGGTCGTGACCGACCCGAAGGGGTTGGTCCCGCGGGCCGAGATCGCGGTCGAGATCGAGAACTCCGCGCCGAAGAAGTAGGGCCGCACTTGCGGGGTCACGGCCCCGCGAGCAGTTTCGCGAGGTGGATGTGGTGCGGGCCGAGCTTCCCGCCATAGTTGCCCGCGGTGAGCTGTTTCACCCCCGGACACCGGCTCGCCGCCAGCATCCCCTCCCAGGTCGCTTTTTCCACGCACGCGAGATCGAGGCCGTCGATCACGACCTCGTACACCGCGTTCACGCCCTCCGGGAGCGCCGACGCCACCACCCCACGAAGGGTCGGGCAGTAGGCGTCGTTCGTACTCGCTTTGAGCTTCTTGTACTTGCTCCCCACCTTGCTCCCGCTCCGCACCACGCCGCCGGGAAACGGCGCGATCACGCCGGGGACGGCTCGGACCGCCGCGACCGCCGCTTCCGCCGCCGCGAGCGTGAGTGATTGCGTTTCGCCCAGGATGAGGAAGTTCCCGCCGCCGACGCCCTTCACCGTGCCGAACACGTCTTCGCACAGGAACTCGCCGTCCATCGTCGGCATGCGCCAGTACCGTTTGCCGCCGAGGAGCTTGCTGATCTGCCAGCCGTCGCCGAAGTAGCGGAGCATCCCGCCCACGCGGATGGACCGGCCCTCGTCGCCGGTCAGGCCGTTGAAGCAGGCCGTGGTCGCGCACGTCAGGACGCACTGGGCGACGCGGTTCACGACCGCTTTTTGAAGCGCATCGCGACTGAAGCCGAAGAACAGCAGAGAAACCCCCGGTCGCCCGTCCGGGGTTTCGGTCGCGCTCAGCTCGCGCTCCACGGCGGCCTCGGCGTCGCAGCCGATGACGCTCGCGGCGTAGCCGGTCGCGGCCTGCCCGGCGATCCGCGCCCATCCGATCGTGGCCGCGGTGACCAGCACGCGGGTCGCGGTCATCGGGAACGCTTCGGCGAACGTGTCTTCGACGGCGACGGAATTGAGGGTGAGCAAGGGGCCTCTCCGCGGAGAATAAGGAACGTTATACCCTTTGCCCCGTGCTCGCCACCTTTCAGCCAGTCGAAAGTCATAAAGTCGCACTTCGTCGACTCGAAGACCGGGGGGCGAGCAGGGGCTTCGAGTCGACGACTTGTGACTTTATGACTTTCGACTCCGCTGCTTTTGTCACGTCCGCGGCCGGAATCTCTCCTCATCTCGGCAATCCGTGTTGGGA from the Frigoriglobus tundricola genome contains:
- a CDS encoding alpha/beta hydrolase, whose amino-acid sequence is MRTAVALLLLSTVPPLRAAEPKAHRDIAYSDPKTEKQTLDVYAPAEGQQMPVVVFIHGGGWQSGDKKEVDKKPRAFADRGFVFVSVNYRLLPNATITQMGQDVAKAIRWVRDHAKDYGGAPDALFVTGHSAGAQLAALVCTDESYLKAEKMSLAAIRGCIPNDGDTYDVPLQIQTVEQKRADIYRKKFGDEESQKALSPVTHAAKDKHIPPFLILHVATHPEVKMQSEKLAKALTDAGVLARAYPADGKTHLTINSELGAADDKATKEMFEFIQERLKK
- a CDS encoding efflux RND transporter periplasmic adaptor subunit; the encoded protein is MLDEEIEHLPPRHRAAFVLCCLEGKTGEEAGRLLGCPAGTVSSRLTRARERLRARLTRRGFAPAALLVIGAVRDAGAGTVPNALVESVLRAAPAFSTAFLNDRPPTRPSAVAEGVVRTMFINKLRLISTLLAAGLLVVGAALGVGRARDGDDTDPPPPLSKVAVTAPADDPPRAPVVRVTKPQPGALDRLSDWSCVAEPSHKVTLVPEVTGVLKRVNADIGDRVKAGQLLAEIDAPALVLDERQAAVGVAQAEAGLKEAEARVATAKAEIEAAKVAVMAREADVARAKGTVTIRKQQFDLTKSASGGGGSMVEVIHSQEQLHLAEGLAEAAAVGVASAKTNQLVKESMWVQAVAAVGTARQNIEAAKIGLDRARLAVAHTRITAPFDGVVAQRGCSAGQHVRPGERSEEPLFTVMRTDVVRVWFPVSQGEQQLIEPGQEATVNFGSTGGTGKVTRVGATLDPRTVTLRVEIDLPNPKGDIRPGAQGRVTVKRKGPADALRVPAGAVFALPQAKPDDLEKAVYVYKGGKARATRVAVSHQNSEEAEIVWGLTAEDQVVTDPKGLVPRAEIAVEIENSAPKK
- the fhcD gene encoding formylmethanofuran--tetrahydromethanopterin N-formyltransferase, encoding MTATRVLVTAATIGWARIAGQAATGYAASVIGCDAEAAVERELSATETPDGRPGVSLLFFGFSRDALQKAVVNRVAQCVLTCATTACFNGLTGDEGRSIRVGGMLRYFGDGWQISKLLGGKRYWRMPTMDGEFLCEDVFGTVKGVGGGNFLILGETQSLTLAAAEAAVAAVRAVPGVIAPFPGGVVRSGSKVGSKYKKLKASTNDAYCPTLRGVVASALPEGVNAVYEVVIDGLDLACVEKATWEGMLAASRCPGVKQLTAGNYGGKLGPHHIHLAKLLAGP